A window of the Pseudomonas furukawaii genome harbors these coding sequences:
- a CDS encoding L-threonylcarbamoyladenylate synthase: MSQFFQVHPDNPQPRLIRQAVEILKSGGVVVYPTDSSYALGCLIGDKTAVERIRRLRRLDEKHNFTLVCRDLSEIGVFAKVDTAAFRLIKAHTPGPYTFILNATREVPRMLMHPKRRTIGIRIPANPVALALLEQLGAPLMSTSLILPGEELPMSDPYEMRQILEHQVDLIIDGGFGGMAASTVISLADGEPEVIREGCGDPEPFLNPA, from the coding sequence AGGCCGTGGAAATCCTCAAGTCGGGTGGGGTCGTCGTCTATCCCACCGATTCGTCGTACGCCCTTGGTTGCCTGATCGGCGACAAGACGGCGGTGGAGCGCATTCGTCGCCTGCGTCGGTTGGACGAGAAGCACAACTTCACCCTGGTCTGCCGGGACCTCTCCGAGATCGGGGTCTTCGCCAAGGTGGATACGGCCGCGTTCCGACTCATCAAGGCTCACACGCCAGGCCCCTATACCTTCATCCTCAACGCCACCCGTGAAGTGCCGCGCATGCTGATGCATCCCAAGCGCCGCACCATTGGAATCCGTATTCCGGCCAATCCGGTGGCCCTGGCGCTGCTGGAGCAACTGGGGGCGCCGCTGATGAGCACCAGCCTGATCCTGCCGGGTGAAGAGCTGCCCATGAGCGACCCTTACGAGATGCGGCAGATTCTCGAGCACCAGGTGGACCTCATCATTGACGGCGGCTTCGGCGGCATGGCGGCCTCCACGGTCATCAGCCTGGCCGATGGCGAGCCCGAGGTGATCCGCGAGGGGTGCGGTGATCCCGAACCCTTCCTCAATCCCGCATAG
- a CDS encoding PA2779 family protein — protein sequence MKPFTLIVSAIVLLLCLGLLPSATAQADMIGTQDALQQGGDHARIDAFLRQSEVEKQLRAMGVDAATARVRAQALTPAEAAQLVQKMDAMPAGGRIDQTDFIIILLVVILVAILL from the coding sequence ATGAAACCCTTCACCCTGATCGTCAGCGCCATAGTCCTGCTGCTCTGCCTGGGCCTGCTGCCAAGCGCGACCGCCCAGGCCGACATGATCGGCACCCAGGATGCCCTCCAGCAAGGCGGGGATCACGCCAGGATCGACGCTTTTCTTCGCCAATCCGAGGTGGAGAAGCAGTTGCGCGCCATGGGCGTGGACGCCGCCACAGCCCGCGTCAGGGCCCAGGCCCTGACGCCGGCGGAAGCGGCACAACTGGTACAGAAGATGGATGCGATGCCCGCCGGTGGCCGGATCGACCAGACGGACTTCATCATCATCCTGCTGGTGGTGATCCTGGTGGCGATACTGCTCTGA